The following proteins are encoded in a genomic region of Amphiura filiformis chromosome 11, Afil_fr2py, whole genome shotgun sequence:
- the LOC140164371 gene encoding tubulin beta-2 chain-like, giving the protein MREIVHVQAGQCGNQIGSKFWEVISDEHGLDPTGSYHGDSDLQLERANVYYNEASGGKYVPRAVLIDLEPGTMDSVRSGPFGALFRPDNFVFGQSGAGNNWAKGHYTEGAELIESVMDVVRKEAEGCDCLQGFQLTHSLGGGTGSGMGTLLISKIREEYPDRIMMTFSVAPSPKVSDTVVEPYNATLSVHQLVENTDETYCIDNEALYDICFRTLKLTTPTYGDLNHLVSITMSGVTTCLRFPGQLNADLRKLAVNMVPFPRLHFFIPGFAPLTSRGSQQYRALTVSELTQQMFDSKNMMAACDPRLGRYLTVAAMFRGRMSMKEVDEQMLNIQNKYSNYFAEWIPNNVKTAVCDIPPRGLKMSATFIGNNTSIQELFKRISEQFTAMFRRKAFLHWYTGEGMDEMEFTEAESNMNDLVSEYQQYQDATADDADYFDDEEDEEDEDEDEDSRQHPREGMFVGGPSTGKPYSGKPSSVNLLDNILERIRLKAELLPINQLVRNVQAINMCFKSIVYDQFLYLVVAYSKTIFLRILGEKSDLKM; this is encoded by the exons ATGCGCGAAATAGTGCATGTTCAGGCTGGCCAGTGCGGGAATCAGATTGGTTCAAAG TTTTGGGAGGTCATCTCTGATGAGCATGGACTTGACCCAACAGGGTCTTACCATGGGGATTCAGACCTACAGCTGGAGAGAGCTAATGTCTATTACAATGAGGCTTCAGGAGGCAAATATGTGCCCAGGGCAGTTCTCATTGATTTGGAACCAGGAACCATGGACTCGGTCCGCTCTGGTCCGTTTGGGGCGTTATTCAGACCAGACAACTTTGTGTTCGGACAAAGTGGCGCTGGAAACAATTGGGCCAAGGGGCACTACACGGAGGGTGCGGAACTCATAGAATCAGTAATGGATGTAGTACGTAAAGAAGCCGAGGGATGCGATTGCTTACAG GGTTTTCAACTCACGCATTCTCTTGGTGGAGGGACCGGGTCAGGTATGGGCACACTGCTGATCAGCAAGATCCGTGAAGAGTATCCGGACCGCATCATGATGACCTTTAGTGTTGCACCGTCTCCTAAAGTGTCAGACACTGTAGTTGAGCCATACAACGCAACCTTGTCAGTTCATCAACTTGTAGAAAACACAGATGAAACTTACTGCATTGACAATGAAGCCCTTTATGACATTTGCTTCCGTACCTTGAAACTGACGACACCAACATACGGGGATCTTAACCATCTTGTTTCAATCACCATGAGCGGCGTGACCACCTGTTTAAGATTCCCAGGTCAGCTCAATGCTGATCTCCGCAAACTTGCTGTCAACATGGTGCCATTCCCACGTCTCCATTTCTTCATACCTGGCTTTGCCCCTCTGACCAGCCGTGGTAGCCAGCAATATCGTGCTCTTACTGTGTCTGAGCTGACCCAGCAAATGTTTGATTCGAAAAACATGATGGCTGCATGCGATCCTCGTCTTGGGCGCTACCTTACAGTTGCTGCTATGTTCCGTGGCCGCATGTCCATGAAGGAGGTTGATGAGCAGATGTTGAATATTCAAAACAAATACAGTAACTACTTTGCTGAATGGATCCCCAACAACGTGAAGACCGCTGTCTGCGACATCCCTCCTCGTGGCCTCAAGATGTCTGCCACTTTCATTGGCAACAACACATCCATCCAGGAGCTGTTTAAGCGTATATCTGAGCAGTTTACCGCTATGTTCCGTCGTAAGGCTTTCTTACATTGGTACACTGGTGAAGGTATGGATGAGATGGAGTTCACAGAAGCTGAGAGTAACATGAATGACTTGGTGTCTGAATACCAACAATACCAGGATGCAACAGCAGATGATGCGGACTATTTCGATgacgaagaagacgaagaagatgaagatgaagatgaagattctAGACAACATCCTCGAGAAGGTATGTTTGTAGGAGGACCTTCTACAGGTAAACCCTATAGTGGTAAACCTTCTAGTGTAAACCTTCTAGACAACATCCTCGAGAGGATACGTTTGAAGGCGGAACTTCTACCAATAAACCAGCTAGTGAGAAACGTTCAAGCGATAAACATGTGTTTCAAGTCAATCGTGTATGACCAATTCCTCTATTTAGTTGTTGCATATTCTAAGACAATCTTTTTAAGAATACTTGGTGAAAAAAGTGacttaaaaatgtaa